In one window of Bacillota bacterium DNA:
- a CDS encoding EutN/CcmL family microcompartment protein, which yields MILGKVLGNVVSTQKDENLQGFKLQIVQPLNPSNLEPMGAPIVAVDTSGAGCNDLVMVVSGSSARQTKQTRTAPVDMAIVAIVDSVEIEGKRVYGK from the coding sequence ATGATCTTAGGGAAGGTCCTGGGGAACGTGGTTAGTACCCAAAAGGACGAGAATCTGCAGGGGTTTAAGCTGCAGATCGTGCAGCCGCTGAATCCAAGCAATTTGGAGCCAATGGGCGCGCCAATTGTGGCGGTGGATACCAGCGGGGCGGGGTGCAATGATCTGGTGATGGTGGTTTCAGGCAGTTCCGCAAGACAGACTAAACAGACAAGGACCGCCCCTGTGGATATGGCCATCGTTGCCATTGTAGATTCGGTAGAGATCGAGGGTAAGCGGGTATATGGAAAATAG